The genomic stretch CTAAAATCTTTGATATGGCCTGAACATAAAGAGAGGTTATTTATGTTTGAAGAAGCTGCAAATTATGAAGGAAAAATCAATCCATCTGATAGAGGAGATGGAATAAACTTATTGCAAGAATATGCTGAAAATATACCAGATAATAATGCACTTTGTATATTTCATACGCATGTTGCTAATCAAATACCAGTTGGAAGGAGAAAACAACTATTAAAAACTGTCGAAGCAATAGGTAAGGATAGAATGTCTTCCATGTTTACAATAACATTCAAGATAGATTTTTACATATGGATTATTATATAGATGGTATTGAGAGTCAAAATACTATTGCAGAAACCGATGGACATGGTAGATGGTTTGAATGGTTCCGATAACGTAATCTGTCAATTACTCAGTAAGCAGATATAACTTCATAGTGGATGAAAATATGATAGGGCGTTAGAGTGTAATGAAAATCTTGGACTTTGAAAAGGATAGAGGGAGATAATACAATGATTAAGGGAAAATCTGTGTATTTAAGGCCTATTAAAGATGAAGATTTAGAAAGTATCTATAAATCATGTCAGGATGAAGAGTTTCTTTTTATGACTGGGACTCGAAAAACGTTTACATTGGATGAAATCATCAAAAGTTATAAACAATTTAGCGAAGACCCTACGCGTTATGATTTTGCCATATGTTTATTAAGTAAAAATGAGGTAATAGGTGATTTGGCTATACTAGATGTAGATAAAGTCAATCGAAAAGCAGGTTTTAGAATATCGTTACATAATAAAAGTATTATAAATAAAGGTTATGGTACTGAAGCAACTAAGCTTGCACAAAAATTCACTTTCGAAGAACTTAAACTTAATCGTTTGGAATTAGAAGTATTCTCACATAACACTCGAGGTATAAAAGCGTATAAAAAAGCGGGGTTTAAAAAAGAAGGAGTGTTAAGGCAATCCCTATTTATGAACGGTACATACTCTGATGAAATCTTTATGGGTATGCTTCAAGAAGAGTATTATAAATAAAGAGTGATCGATACTTATATGATTTTGTTGTGAAGAATCTAATGGAAGATGGCTGCATCAGTATCACATTT from Terribacillus sp. DMT04 encodes the following:
- a CDS encoding GNAT family N-acetyltransferase, whose translation is MIKGKSVYLRPIKDEDLESIYKSCQDEEFLFMTGTRKTFTLDEIIKSYKQFSEDPTRYDFAICLLSKNEVIGDLAILDVDKVNRKAGFRISLHNKSIINKGYGTEATKLAQKFTFEELKLNRLELEVFSHNTRGIKAYKKAGFKKEGVLRQSLFMNGTYSDEIFMGMLQEEYYK